A single region of the Gilliamella apis genome encodes:
- the pdxA gene encoding 4-hydroxythreonine-4-phosphate dehydrogenase PdxA, giving the protein MSKIIAITMGDPAGIGPEIIVKALQSDIVKNIHSIVIGSADLLKKQLKMGLFSDVNFNVINSVNEADFSKNVINIIDIKLEDIDSLQPGKIQPQAGDLAYRCVKKATELALAGEVKAIATAPLNKEALHSAGHMYPGHTELLAKLTNSKDVAMVLYTDSLKVIHVTTHVSLRNFLDKLSSDRIEKVIKIADDFLKKVGISAPKIAVAGVNPHAGEHGLFGDEEIKFVTPAIEKMQLCGIDAIGPCAPDTVFLQAHQGKFDMVVAMYHDQGHIPLKLLGFYDGVNIAAGLPFIRTSADHGTAFDIAWQGIAKADSMIESIRLAELLS; this is encoded by the coding sequence ATCAGATATTGTAAAAAATATACATTCGATTGTAATTGGTTCGGCTGATTTATTAAAAAAACAATTAAAAATGGGATTATTTAGCGATGTTAATTTTAATGTTATTAATAGCGTGAACGAGGCTGATTTCTCAAAAAATGTGATTAATATAATTGATATAAAATTGGAAGATATCGATTCATTACAACCTGGAAAAATTCAACCACAAGCTGGTGATCTAGCTTATCGATGTGTAAAAAAAGCAACTGAATTAGCACTTGCAGGCGAAGTTAAAGCTATTGCAACAGCACCGCTAAACAAAGAGGCACTACACTCAGCAGGACACATGTATCCAGGACATACTGAGTTGTTAGCGAAGCTCACTAATAGTAAAGATGTCGCTATGGTACTTTATACTGATTCACTAAAAGTGATTCATGTTACCACTCACGTTTCATTAAGAAACTTTTTGGATAAATTAAGTAGTGATAGAATTGAAAAAGTTATTAAAATTGCTGATGATTTTCTTAAAAAAGTAGGAATTTCTGCGCCCAAAATTGCTGTAGCTGGCGTTAACCCTCACGCAGGAGAACATGGGCTGTTTGGTGATGAAGAAATAAAATTTGTTACACCAGCTATTGAAAAAATGCAACTTTGTGGCATTGATGCCATTGGTCCATGTGCACCCGATACAGTATTTTTACAAGCCCATCAAGGTAAATTTGATATGGTTGTTGCAATGTACCACGATCAAGGTCATATTCCCCTTAAATTATTAGGTTTTTATGATGGGGTAAATATCGCAGCCGGACTACCATTTATTAGAACATCAGCCGATCATGGCACAGCATTTGATATTGCATGGCAAGGTATTGCAAAAGCCGATAGTATGATAGAATCAATCCGATTAGCGGAACTGTTATCTTAG